Proteins co-encoded in one Malus sylvestris chromosome 7, drMalSylv7.2, whole genome shotgun sequence genomic window:
- the LOC126629809 gene encoding uncharacterized protein LOC126629809, translating into MNQGRQIPMVGGSNYMNNQGQYNDTTFTKIFVGGLAWETQRETMRRYFEQFGEILEAVVITDKNTGRSKGYGFVTFKYPEAAVRACQNPSPVIDGRRANCNLAFLGAQKTRPPIPLHGAGRFRAAHRLVAPPAAYHGSSSTYFPQPTGQYTFPYPVYGYKGYAQDSMYPMNYYGVYGGGGQQFSPYYTTTTGGASGPAGIYQNVYPLYAQYAQSSSQAHALGVQYPQMVQYPYLPQPYGSASTAGILSLPPPSMPITSSTTTPGETAAATGVTSAGADAPQPSGVNSGQSSAT; encoded by the exons atgaatcaAGGAAGGCAAATTCCGATGGTGGGGGGAAGTAATTACATGAACAATCAAGGGCAATACAATGACACAACTTTTACCAAAATCTTTGTGGGAGGGTTGGCCTGGGAGACTCAAAGGGAAACCATGAGAAGGTATTTTGAACAGTTTGGGGAGATCTTGGAGGCTGTTGTGATCACAGATAAAAACACTGGAAGATCCAAGGGTTATGGATTT GTTACATTTAAGTATCCAGAGGCAGCCGTGAGGGCGTGCCAAAATCCATCCCCTGTGATTGATGGAAGGAGGGCAAACTGCAATCTCGCATTTCTTGGTGCACAAAAGACTCGCCCACCAATTCCTCTTCATG GTGCAGGAAGGTTTAGAGCAGCACATAGGTTGGTGGCGCCACCAGCTGCTTATCATGGATCCTCATCAACCTATTTCCCTCAACCCACTGGCCAATACACATTTCCTTATCCAGTTTATGG GTACAAGGGATATGCACAAGATTCCATGTATCCCATG AACTATTACGGTGTCTATGGTGGCGGCGGCCAACAATTCTCACCTTACTACACCACCACAACTGGAGGTGCATCTGGGCCAGCTGGAATTTACCAAAATGTCTACCCATTATATGCTCAATATGCTCAGAGTAGTAGTCAGGCTCATGCCCTTGGTGTCCAATATCCCCAAATGGTACAGTACCCTTATTTGCCTCAGCCCTATGGGTCCGCCTCCACAGCTGGGATCCTCTCACTTCCTCCTCCTTCAATGCCAATCACCTCCTCCACAACTACCCCAG GTGAAACAGCAGCAGCAACTGGGGTCACGTCAGCGGGGGCAGACGCCCCACAACCTTCTGGGGTAAATTCTGGGCAGAGTTCTGCAACTTAA
- the LOC126629810 gene encoding 60S acidic ribosomal protein P1-like — MSISEIACTYAALILHDDGIPITAEKIATVVKAANITVESYWPGLFAKLAEKRNIEDLILNVGAGGGGAAVAVAASGASGAAPAAAAPAVEEKKEEPKEESDDDMGFSLFD; from the exons ATGTCGATTTCAGAGATTGCTTGCACCTATGCCGCCCTAATCCTCCACGATGATGGCATCCCCATCACT GCTGAGAAGATTGCAACAGTGGTGAAAGCTGCTAATATCACTGTTGAGTCTTACTGGCCCGGCTTGTTCGCCAAGCTCGCCGAGAAGAGGAACATTGAAGACCTCATCCTGAATGTTGGCGCTGGTGGCGGCGGTGCTGCTGTAGCCGTTGCTGCTTCAGGTGCCAGTGGGGCTGCCCCAGCTGCCGCTGCTCCTGCAGTAGAGGAGAAGAAG GAAGAGCCCAAGGAGGAGAGTGATGACGATATGGGATTCAGCTTGTTCGATTAG
- the LOC126629807 gene encoding granule-bound starch synthase 1, chloroplastic/amyloplastic-like, with the protein MATITASSFASTSSHVSYGAVSSGSDPKTGFKKMSFGKQTLTHNGLRALNSVDELRVRIMANSVARLTRGKTVNSTRKTSGVIVCGSGMNLVFLGTEVGPWSKTGGLGDVLGGLPPAMAANGHRVMTISPRYDQYKDAWDTEVTVELKVGDKTETVRFFHCYKRGVDRVFVDHPLFLEKVWGKTASKIYGPVAGVDFKDNQLRFSLLCQAALVAPRVLNLNSSKYFSGPYGEEVVFIANDWHTALLPCYLKAIYKPKGIYKTAKVAFCIHNIAYQGRFAFADFALLNLPNEFKSSFDFIDGYNKPVKGRKINWMKAGILESDKVLTVSPYYAEELVSSVEKGVELDNILRKSRIQGIVNGMDVQEWNPVTDKYTTVKYDASTVADAKPLLKEALQAEVGLPVDRDIPVIGFIGRLEEQKGSDILIEAIPHFIKENVQIIVLGTGKKPMEKQLEQLETEYPDKARGIAKFNVPLAHMITAGADFMLVPSRFEPCGLIQLHAMRYGTVPIVASTGGLVDTVKEGFTGFHMGAFNVECEVVDPVDVQAIATTVTRALGSYGTPAFTEIISNCMAQDLSWKGPAKKWEEVLLSLGVANSELGIEGEEIAPLAKENVATP; encoded by the exons ATGGCAACCATCACTGCTTCAAGCTTTGCCTCCACAAGTTCCCATGTCAGCTATGGCGCTGTATCGTCCGGATCAGACCCGAAAACAGGATTTAAGAAAATGAGTTTTGGAAAACAGACCCTGACTCACAATGGGTTGAGAGCTTTGAACTCGGTGGACGAGCTCCGAGTCAGAATCATGGCCAATTCAGTTGCAAGGCTAACGAGGGGCAAAACCGTCAACAGCACTAGGAAGACTTCGGGAGTCATTGTTTGTGGAAGTGGGATGAATTTAGTGTTTCTGGGAACTGAGGTTGGTCCATGGAGTAAAACTGGTGGACTTGGTGATGTTCTTGGAGGCCTCCCACCGGCAATGGCT GCAAATGGGCATCGAGTGATGACGATTTCTCCGCGTTATGATCAGTACAAGGATGCATGGGATACAGAAGTCACAGTTGAG CTTAAAGTGGGAGATAAAACCGAAACAGTTCGATTTTTTCACTGCTACAAACGAGGAGTTGATCGTGTTTTCGTGGATCACCCATTGTTTCTCGAAAAG GTATGGGGGAAAACTGCATCCAAAATTTATGGTCCGGTCGCTGGAGTCGATTTCAAGGACAATCAACTTAGATTCAGCCTTCTATGCCAG GCAGCTCTAGTAGCACCAAGAGTTCTGAACCTTAACAGCAGCAAATATTTTTCTGGACCATATG GGGAAGAAGTTGTTTTCATTGCCAACGATTGGCACACCGCCCTGCTTCCATGCTACCTGAAAGCCATATACAAGCCTAAAGGCATATACAAGACCGCCAAAGTAGCCTTTTGCATTCACAACATTGCTTACCAAGGCAGATTTGCTTTCGCTGACTTTGCACTTCTCAATCTGCCCAATGAATTCAAGAGCTCGTTTGATTTCATTGACGG GTATAACAAACCAGTAAAGGGGAGGAAAATCAACTGGATGAAAGCAGGAATCTTGGAATCAGACAAGGTCTTGACTGTTAGCCCATACTATGCCGAAGAACTTGTTTCTTCAGTTGAGAAAGGAGTTGAATTGGATAACATTCTTCGGAAATCTAGAATTCAAGGAATTGTGAATGGCATGGACGTCCAGGAATGGAATCCCGTAACTGACAAGTATACAACTGTCAAATATGATGCTTCAACT GTGGCTGATGCAAAGCCTCTTTTGAAAGAAGCCCTCCAAGCAGAAGTCGGACTGCCGGTGGATAGAGACATCCCTGTCATAGGTTTCATTGGGAGGCTTGAAGAACAGAAGGGTTCGGACATTCTCATAGAAGCCATTCCCCATTTTATCAAAGAGAATGTTCAGATTATAGTCCTC GGGACTGGCAAAAAGCCAATGGAGAAGCAGCTTGAACAGCTGGAAACAGAATACCCAGACAAAGCCCGAGGAATAGCGAAATTCAATGTCCCTCTGGCCCATATGATCACGGCAGGAGCTGATTTCATGTTGGTTCCAAGCAGATTCGAGCCATGTGGTCTCATCCAGTTGCACGCCATGCGTTATGGAACT GTGCCCATTGTTGCGTCAACCGGCGGGTTGGTAGACACTGTTAAAGAAGGATTCACTGGATTTCATATGGGAGCCTTCAATGTGGAA TGCGAAGTTGTTGATCCAGTGGATGTACAAGCAATTGCTACAACCGTCACAAGAGCCCTCGGAAGTTATGGAACTCCAGCTTTTACTGAGATCATAAGCAACTGCATGGCTCAAGATCTCTCGTGGAAG GGTCCTGCTAAGAAGTGGGAGGAAGTGCTGCTGAGTTTGGGTGTCGCCAACAGCGAACTTGGGATTGAGGGTGAGGAAATTGCACCGCTCGCAAAGGAAAATGTCGCAACGCCATGA